Genomic segment of Scardovia inopinata JCM 12537:
ATCACCCTGATTTCTAAACAGGTAGACGCTTATGGGCAGCTTCCCGGTGTAGATGATTCCTTCCTGTCTGATGGTGACGTTGGGCCTGAAGGCTATTCCAGCCCTGCTCCTTTCTGCCAGGATGGCCCCCGGCTGGATGAGTTCCTGGCAGAAATGCATCGGGAAGTTTTCGATTCCCGCCACGGTTATCTGACTGTGGGAGAGGCGCCGGGAATCAGCCCCGGGCGAGATCAGTTCATCACCGATCCGGTTCACCGCGAGCTTGATATGCTCTTTATTTTTGACCATACTGACATAGATCACGGCCCCGATGGCAAGTGGTCCCTTGTCCCCTGGAAATTGACTGATTTGAAGAAGGCCCTTGGCGCCCAGCAGGATGCGGTCAGAAGGGCTGGCTGGGCAAGCCTTTTCTTCAATAATCATGATCAGCCCAGGTCTGTTTCCCGCTGGGGAGATACCAGTACTGATGAGCTCAGAATTCGCTCTGCCAAAGCCTTGGCTCTCCTGATGCACTTGCATAGGGGAACCCCCTACATCTACCAGGGTGAGGAGCTGGGCATGACCAATGCTGGCTTCACCAGCCTCAGCCAGTACCGGGATCTGGAATCAATCAATCTTTATCATCAGCGGGTAGACCAGGCTAAGGTGGCTACCAGGGAAGAGATGATGCAGGGCCTGGCCGCCATGAGCCGGGATAATTCCCGCACTCCCATGCAGTGGGATTCCAGCAAATTTGCAGGTTTTACTGCTGACTATGCCCCACATGAGCCTTGGATTTCAGTAAATCCTAATAAGGATGTTATTAACGCCAGGGATCAGGTGAAAGATCCGCAGTCGGTCTATTCCTTCTATAAGAAGCTGATTCAGCTCCGTCACGACAATATTTTGGTGTCGGCAGGAGAGTGGAATCTGCTCGATAAAGATGATCCCCAGGTATATGCCTTTACCCGCAGCCTCCCGCAGGATCAGGCCCAGGGCTTGCCCGGGATTGAAGGACATCAGCTTCTAGTAGTGGTCAATGTTTCTTCGTCCTCGGCTAAGATACCTCCTCAGACCCGCAGCCTTATCAACGGTCGAGCCGGGGTTGACAATATCCTCATTTCGACCTACGAGCCCGAGCAGACAACAGCCTCCCTCCTGATCGGCAAGCTGTCTGCCTGGGAAGCTTTTGTTTACCTGCTCTAGAGGTACCTGCTACCATAGGGAGTTATGACATCTCGTTTTTTTACTCGTGCCCATAAAAATCTGACTGCTGCTGTGAGTCCGGTAATCACAGCAGCTTCAGATTTACTGGGGTCTGCGACTTCTTCTCAGGGCAGGGCTTTTCCCACCAAGAGGTTGGCTATGGTCATTGTTACCTATAAGCGACAGAACCTGCTGGAAGAGCTATGCACATCCATTGAGAATCTCACCATCAAGCCTTGGCTGGTGGTGATTGTGGATAACGAGAATTCTGAACAGACCCGGCAGATTGCCGATCAGTTGAACGCTGCTCTTCAGCAGAGCAAGAAAAGGGGGCAATCCGTGGTTTACTTGCCTGTTGAGGCCAATACCGGCGGAGCGGGAGGCTTTTACCGGGGAGTAAAAAAAGCGTATGAACTGGGGGCTGAGTGGTTCTGGGTTATGGATGATGATGTTGCCGTCCTGCCCGATGCCCTGGAAAAGCTTTCCCCCTGGATGAGTAAGTTTGAAGCTATTCAGGGCGGCCGCTATGACTTTGATGGGGGAGATTTCTACTGGCAGTACCAGACCATCGTCCCCCTGGGTATTCCCAACCCCTTTTCTCCGCCTAAATTTGGCCCTTCCGGTTTTCACTATATGAATTCCATGTGCTTTGAAGGCGGTCTTTTCAAGAGAACTGTTGTGGAAAAGGTTGGCTTCCCCGATCCCCGTTTCTTCATTGCCTGGGATGATGCCAACTTTGGCTATCTGGCCAGCAAGGTGACCAGACCCATCATCATTAAAGATAAGATTCTTCGCAGAACCCGTACCCTGGCAAATCTGGACATTGCTGGTCTGCCTCAGATCAATTCCATGTCAGACATTAAGCGATTCTATCTGATGCGGAACCGGGGCTTCCTGGCCCGCTACTACATGGTTCACGGGGATTATTATCCTGCCGCCTTCTTCCTGGGGAACCTTATAACTTTTATAAAAGAAATCATTCGTCTGGTCACGGTAGACCGCAAGAGCATTTCTTCTGGTCTTGTCCAAATCTGCCGCGGATGGGCAGCTGAGCACAAGATTCTTCACGACCCTGACTGGACCCCCATGCCTCCTGTAAATTCTCAGAAACTTCAATAAATATACTCAAAAATTGACAATAAGACTTTAATTTTCTGCTACAATGGAGGTGAAACTTCAGGTTGTGCACAAAGATATGCATAATCGAGTTGTTATAAACAGAGAGGATTAAAAATGTTCTCGGATATAACTAAACGGGCAGGTAGCAAAGGTGCGGTTCTTATTGCTGTCTCCGTTGTTTTTACCTCAATTTTGCCCATGATTGCAGTTTTTATTGACAATGCGGTTGAAATTAACCCTATTCCGACTATTGTTATAGCCCTCTATGTTCTTCCCCAGCTGGTGGCCGGTATAATTATTACCGTCAAATACCCTCACTGGTCTACTGTAGGCTTAATGTGTCTGGCCTGCTTGGCCGGCATCATTATAGATGAGATCGTTTGGCTCATCTTCCTTCCCTATCTTGCTCCCTTTGGGTATTTCATGACAACATTGGGGCTATATTTAGGATTTCTGCTCCTTGGAGCCGGACTGGGTGCAGCAATGCGGGCTCTGGGAGCGCATGTGAATAAGGAGAATCCTCCCCGTGAGGAGGATATTAGGCATTTGACCGTGTTCATGCTCACTGGCAAGAACCTGTCTGCTCAGGAATATTCTCAGCAGGCTACCGGCTCTGATAAGAAGTCAGTGCTGGATCAGGCTTTTTCACAGATCAAGCCTGGGCCTGCAATTCTTACGACAGTGCTCCTGCTGGTGTTTTACCCCGGTATTCTGCTGATTGCTGTCAACAATGAAAATCTCCGTGAATATGGATATCAGCAGCCGGTTTTGTATTTTGTGCTTCCAGCAGCTGTGATTATTTTTGCCCTGGTAGCCGGAATAAGCGGCCGCCTGAGGGTCTGCTTCAATTTGATGGCCATCAGCGCTTGTGTCTCTCTTCTTACCTACATCGTTCCTCTTGGCGGAGAGCCTTGCTCAGTTCCCTGCTCCACCATCGCTGCCGCAGTAATAGGCACGGTAATTGGTCTGGGAATCCGCTCTTTGATCAAGCGTTCCCAGTCAAGAAAGCAGGTAGAACAGGCAGCACAGGGCGGACAGCCGGTGCGCCGGTGGCAGCCAATGCAGGCGGCACAGCGGTAAATCCTGTCCTCCCACTTACCGTTGCTGCTTGGCCAGGGCAACAACGGTAAGTCCCATCGCCAGACCAAAAGTCCCAAAAAGCACTGCGATGCTCCCCGCGAAAAAGGGCTCTCCTCCACTGGGGTAGAGGTAGGTGATGCTGCTGGCCAGGGCGTTGAAGAAGAGAAGAATAATGTAGGGTCTGAGAGTGTGTTTTTTGAGTCCCATAAAGAAAAAAATGAAGAGGACCAGGCAGGCAGTAAGGACGAGGATACGCCAGATATTGTTTCGTATTAATGCTGAATTATGAAGCCCTAGCAGAGCGGAGCCAGGGTAGAGAAGCAGGAGCCCAATTATCAGAATTAAAGCGTGAAGGGGCCTGATTTTTTGCAGTTTCTGGCGAAGGATTTTTCCCCAAGACTTCAGCCTACTGTCGCAGTGAGCATATTCCTGAGCAGACAAATCTTTCCCTGTTAAAGCCCAGACGGCGAGGTGGCTGATATTTGTGCGGTAAGGAGGGTTAACTGCTGAAGCATCTGCAGCTGCGAAACGTATGAGGCAGCCCAGGCCACTGCCCATGAGCAAGGCAAGAAGATTCGCCCCCAAATCGAAGAGAAGATAAAAAAGAAAATCGCGAAGGCCCCAGGCGAGAACTATCGTCAAAACGATCCCTGCCAGTAGAATGCCTGCGGCTGTTACCGCTCCTATAAAGCCAGCCATGCGCAGTCGTGGATACTTAATACATATTATGCAGGCCGTCAGTGCTGTGACAGCTGTATATCCCAGATAGACAATCCCGGGTTCGGTATAGGGGTTGTAAGAGAAAGAAATAAGGGAAACCACCAGGGGGAGGATGACGGTTACGGCAAACAGAACTGCAGCAGTCAGAATTAAGCCCCTGCGTCCTGCAAATTTAACTGCCTGAGTGAACATGTGCACGTCCCTTCCTTTTACTCAAGCTTACTCATATCTTTCTTTGAGATTATCTCCAGAATAGCAGACGGATACCGATCACTCAGATCGTGTCTCTTCTTTTCATACAATCAACACGGTTTATTCTGGTACTGATTCCAGTTTGCTTTCTGTTTCTTGTGCGATTATACTAGGTGTAGTCCTTAAGATCGTATGCGATGGTGCATATGAGGGACGGAAAGGATGGCGATAGTGCCATGATTAGCATAAGGAAGCATGTGAGCATGCCTGCATGGAGGCACCGGCGTCTATCCATCCGATATTCGAGATTCTCCACTTGTAAGAACTTACAGAACCCTTAAGTAGTTAATACCTAATGAAAAGTAATCTTTTAGCAAGGTTTGTCCGAGAGCTGGGGCGATATCTTATTTGTTTTCTCGCCCTGGCTCTCGTTCTTGGCTGCTCTCAAGCCTGCAGTGTGAGGCTGAAGAACTCCTCACATGAAGTAGATTTTTCAGACATTAAACTTGAACGTTATCAATTTGCCTTTTATGCCAGTCCTGATTGGACAAGAAAAACATTTCTTTCTCGGGGATTAACGATTTTTATTACCCGAAATGGAGATTATGCCATCCATAAGCACGATATATTGGACAGTGGGAAGCTCTCGTGGACGAAGGATGGAATTTTTTATGCAGACCAGAAATATGATTACTGGCTTTCAGACAGGGGTAAGAATTACAAGATATATTCACGCAAACCAAATACCCAGGATGGAATAGCAACTTTGGAGGATAGCGGCACCAGAGTTGGTGTTTACAATGGAGGCTATACTCATGGTGGAAAAGGTTATAACGAACAAGTTGTTATCTCTAACAAGGGTCGTTCCCGCAGGCTCCGTTTTCACAATCAGTATGGAATGGTTATTGCCTGCAGGAACAGAGCTTACGGTATAACTAGTGACATAGGCTCAAACGGCTTTGGTTTCAGCAGGCTTGATAACCTGGCAGAAGATCAAAAGTTTGTTTTTTCGCATGTCAAGCAGTGGGAAGATCCTCTGGGGGATGAGGGGGGTGTGTCTGACGGATCATGCAGAAACAATACCTTTGTTTATCTGGGTATGCATACTGCTGTCGAAGGACTGGCAATCAAGAAGAATGCGGTGACCAAACGGCTGCTTGCCGCTCAGCAGGCGCACAAAGAAGGAGGAAGGTTCACTGAAACCGTGGAGGTCATTAATATTCGAACAGGAAAGCGGGAATCTATACCGCTGATCAATCCTGATGGATCTTATTTTACCTCTCCCCGAGAAGGGTTTGACTATTCGAAGCAGGTGCAAAATTCTTTAATTGGCAGCACTCTTTATTGGCTTCATGGGGATAGCCGTATTCTCAAAACTGATACGAGAACCGGAATAACCAGGGTAATAAATAAGACGTTCTATAATCAGCGGATAGATTTTACAGACCATACATGTCGCATTGCTATTATTGGCCATACAATGGTCATTACCAGGGGAGTGCCAGATGGAGATCTTCTTCTTTACTTCATTAATCTGAAGACTGGAAAAGAAATGAAAAGAATCCGGGTTAAGGGCGTATGCAATCAGCTTCCGAATAACACCTTTATCAGTGATTTTGCTGTCAGACCCGGAAGACTTCTGAAGTGAAAAGATCATATTGGCGTGTTTCTTTCTTTAGGATAGAAAATAAGTGTTAGAGTAGTATATAGCACAACTTCATACTTAGATTAAGTCTCATGTTGTTATTTGAATTGCGGGGGGGCTTCTGCACTCCCGGTGCGACTTATAGTCTGAGGCTGTTCTAGGTGGTTATCAATAAAGCAAAAATCGACTGCTGCAGGTAATAATTTTTGCAAAAACTCAGGCAAGGAGGTCTGATGAAGAATAAAGTCCAACTCATTACCTACGCCGATCGCTTAGGCGAGGGAACCATCAAATCATTGACCGAGGTACTTCGTACCCGTTTCAATGGTGTCTATGAAGGAGTTCACATCCTTCCCTTCTTTACTCCTTTCGATGGAGCTGATGCTGGCTTTGATCCCATTGATCACACGGCTGTTGATCCTCGGCTGGGAACCTGGGATGATGTAGCTGAGCTTTCCAAGACTCACGACATTATGGTGGATGCCATTGTCAACCATATGTCATGGAAGTCAAAGCAATTCCAGGATGTCATGCGCAATGGCGAGAAATCACCCTATTATTCTATGTTTCTGACTATGTCTGCCGTCTTCCCGGACGGGGCTACTGAAGAGGATTTGGCTGGAATTTATCGCCCGCGACCAGGTCTGCCCTTTACTCACTATACTTGGGGAGACAAAACTCGACTGGTTTGGACCACTTTTACTCCACAGCAGGTTGATATCAATACTGCTTCCGATGAAGGATGGGCTTATCTCATGTCTATTCTTGACCAGATGTCCCAGTCTCATGTGTCCTTTATCCGTCTGGATGCAGTTGGATATGGGGCAAAGAAAGCCAAGACCAGCTGCTTTATGACTCCCGATACTTTTGATCTGATTGGCCGGATTAAGGAAGAATCAGCCAAGCGCGGGATGGAAACCCTGATTGAAGTTCATTCTTATTACAAGAAACAGGTGGAGATTGCCAACAAGGTAGACCGTGTTTATGATTTTGCCATTCCAGCTCTCCTGCTCCATGCGCTGAGTACAGGCAAGATCGGCCCCCTGGCTCATTGGCTGGGCGTTCGGCCGACCAATGCTGTGAATGTGCTTGACACTCATGATGGCATTGGGGTGATCGATGTAGGTTCAGACCAGATGGATCGGTCTATGAAGGGACTGGTTCCGGATGAAGAGGTTGATCAGCTGGTAGAGACCATTAAGAAGAACTCCAATGGTGAGTCAGCAGCCGCAACCGGCGCCGCTGCCTCCAACCTGGATTTGTACCAGATTAACTGCACCTACTGTTCTGCCCTGGGCTGTGACGATCAGAAGTATATCGCTTCCCGAGCCGTTCAGTTCTACATGCCTGGCGTGCCTCAGGTTTACTATGTTGGCGCTCTGGCCGGCAAGAACGATATGGATTTGCTCAGGCGGACCAATGTGGGCCGTGATATTAACCGTCATTATTACACGGTTGAAGAGATCGACCAGAATATGAAGCGTCCTGTCGTCCAGGCTTTGAATGCCTTGGGGCGCTTCCGCAATACCCTCGATGCCTTTGATGGAGAGTTCTCCTTTGCAGAAGATGGGTTGTCG
This window contains:
- the gtfA gene encoding sucrose phosphorylase, whose amino-acid sequence is MKNKVQLITYADRLGEGTIKSLTEVLRTRFNGVYEGVHILPFFTPFDGADAGFDPIDHTAVDPRLGTWDDVAELSKTHDIMVDAIVNHMSWKSKQFQDVMRNGEKSPYYSMFLTMSAVFPDGATEEDLAGIYRPRPGLPFTHYTWGDKTRLVWTTFTPQQVDINTASDEGWAYLMSILDQMSQSHVSFIRLDAVGYGAKKAKTSCFMTPDTFDLIGRIKEESAKRGMETLIEVHSYYKKQVEIANKVDRVYDFAIPALLLHALSTGKIGPLAHWLGVRPTNAVNVLDTHDGIGVIDVGSDQMDRSMKGLVPDEEVDQLVETIKKNSNGESAAATGAAASNLDLYQINCTYCSALGCDDQKYIASRAVQFYMPGVPQVYYVGALAGKNDMDLLRRTNVGRDINRHYYTVEEIDQNMKRPVVQALNALGRFRNTLDAFDGEFSFAEDGLSLTMTWTGQNTSTTLTFTPGEGVDRQNAPVCTISWTDSAGQHFTDDIIANPPVVA
- a CDS encoding glycosyltransferase, translated to MTSRFFTRAHKNLTAAVSPVITAASDLLGSATSSQGRAFPTKRLAMVIVTYKRQNLLEELCTSIENLTIKPWLVVIVDNENSEQTRQIADQLNAALQQSKKRGQSVVYLPVEANTGGAGGFYRGVKKAYELGAEWFWVMDDDVAVLPDALEKLSPWMSKFEAIQGGRYDFDGGDFYWQYQTIVPLGIPNPFSPPKFGPSGFHYMNSMCFEGGLFKRTVVEKVGFPDPRFFIAWDDANFGYLASKVTRPIIIKDKILRRTRTLANLDIAGLPQINSMSDIKRFYLMRNRGFLARYYMVHGDYYPAAFFLGNLITFIKEIIRLVTVDRKSISSGLVQICRGWAAEHKILHDPDWTPMPPVNSQKLQ
- a CDS encoding alpha-glucosidase; the encoded protein is MTNFIPQQVRTNGASPNPWWSNAVVYQVYPRSFQDSNGDGFGDLRGITSRLDYLVDLGVDVIWLSPVYKSPQDDNGYDIVDYQDIDPMFGTVDDMDELISQAHQKGLKIVMDLVVNHTSDEHPWFQASRNKNDPHADWYWWRPARSGHDPGTAGAEPNRWGSYFGGSAWEFDPQRGQYYFHQFSKKQPDLNWENPEVRKAVYDMMNWWMDRGIDGFRMDVITLISKQVDAYGQLPGVDDSFLSDGDVGPEGYSSPAPFCQDGPRLDEFLAEMHREVFDSRHGYLTVGEAPGISPGRDQFITDPVHRELDMLFIFDHTDIDHGPDGKWSLVPWKLTDLKKALGAQQDAVRRAGWASLFFNNHDQPRSVSRWGDTSTDELRIRSAKALALLMHLHRGTPYIYQGEELGMTNAGFTSLSQYRDLESINLYHQRVDQAKVATREEMMQGLAAMSRDNSRTPMQWDSSKFAGFTADYAPHEPWISVNPNKDVINARDQVKDPQSVYSFYKKLIQLRHDNILVSAGEWNLLDKDDPQVYAFTRSLPQDQAQGLPGIEGHQLLVVVNVSSSSAKIPPQTRSLINGRAGVDNILISTYEPEQTTASLLIGKLSAWEAFVYLL